From one Pseudomonas sp. S35 genomic stretch:
- a CDS encoding ACT domain-containing protein: MDHLVLTIIAADKPGLVERIAQNIAAHGGNWLESRMAHMAGQFAGILRVSVPAESRQALLGALEDLSTHGIRVLVGEGSTGQASASKPIVMTLVGNDRSGIVREITALLSQQGVNLERLSTDVRPAPMSGDPLFTAEALLQVPPSLSLESLQLSLETLADDLMVELRNEE; the protein is encoded by the coding sequence ATGGACCATCTTGTACTCACAATTATCGCCGCCGACAAACCCGGCCTGGTCGAGCGCATCGCGCAGAATATTGCCGCCCATGGGGGAAACTGGCTGGAAAGCCGCATGGCCCATATGGCCGGGCAGTTTGCCGGGATCTTGCGGGTCAGCGTACCAGCGGAAAGCCGTCAGGCATTGTTGGGGGCGCTGGAGGACTTATCCACACACGGCATTCGCGTGCTGGTGGGTGAGGGCAGTACCGGGCAGGCTTCGGCGTCCAAACCGATTGTGATGACGCTGGTGGGCAATGACCGTTCGGGCATCGTGCGTGAGATCACGGCATTGTTGAGCCAGCAAGGCGTGAACCTGGAGCGCTTGAGCACGGATGTGCGCCCGGCCCCCATGAGTGGCGACCCGCTGTTCACCGCCGAAGCGTTGTTGCAGGTGCCGCCGTCGTTGTCCCTGGAGAGCTTGCAGCTATCCCTGGAAACCTTGGCGGATGACTTGATGGTGGAGCTGCGTAACGAGGAATAA
- the rarD gene encoding EamA family transporter RarD — protein MHAANPRKGYILGLSAYVIWGLFPLYFKAIASVPAAEIIVHRVLWSALFGGLLLMVWKHPGWFRELRDNPKRLAILALSGSLIAGNWLTYVWSVNSGRMLEASLGYYINPLVNVLLGMLLLGERLRRLQWVAVGLAAVGVAQQVWQVGSLPWVSLVLALTFGFYGLIRKQAPVKALPGLVVETWMLVPIAVAWLLFNPTAHSAQLEFWSTSEAWWLVAAGPVTLIPLVCFNAAARHLPYTALGFLQYVAPTLVLLEAVLLFGEHLAPSTLIAFAFIWAGLLVYSVDAWLTVRKR, from the coding sequence ATGCACGCCGCCAACCCCCGCAAGGGGTACATCCTGGGCCTCAGCGCCTATGTCATCTGGGGCTTGTTCCCGCTCTACTTCAAAGCCATCGCCAGCGTACCCGCCGCCGAAATCATCGTGCACCGCGTGCTGTGGTCGGCGCTGTTCGGCGGCTTGCTGTTGATGGTGTGGAAGCACCCCGGCTGGTTCCGCGAGCTGCGCGACAACCCCAAGCGCCTGGCGATCCTGGCCCTCAGCGGTTCGTTGATTGCGGGCAACTGGCTGACGTATGTGTGGTCGGTGAACAGTGGGCGCATGCTGGAAGCGAGCCTGGGTTACTACATCAACCCGCTGGTGAATGTACTGCTGGGCATGCTGCTCCTCGGCGAACGCCTGCGCCGCCTGCAATGGGTGGCCGTGGGGCTGGCCGCGGTGGGTGTGGCGCAACAGGTCTGGCAGGTGGGCAGCTTGCCGTGGGTGTCGCTGGTGCTGGCGTTGACCTTCGGCTTCTACGGCCTGATCCGCAAACAGGCCCCGGTCAAGGCACTGCCGGGGCTGGTGGTGGAAACCTGGATGCTGGTGCCGATTGCCGTCGCGTGGCTGCTGTTCAACCCGACCGCCCACAGCGCACAGCTTGAGTTCTGGAGTACCTCTGAAGCCTGGTGGCTGGTCGCCGCAGGCCCGGTGACGTTGATCCCGCTGGTGTGCTTCAACGCCGCCGCGCGGCATTTGCCCTACACGGCGCTGGGCTTTTTACAGTACGTCGCGCCGACCCTGGTACTGCTCGAAGCCGTGCTGTTGTTCGGCGAACACCTGGCCCCCAGCACGCTGATCGCCTTCGCCTTTATCTGGGCCGGCCTGCTGGTCTACAGCGTGGATGCCTGGTTGACGGTGCGCAAACGCTGA
- a CDS encoding ComF family protein, protein MHCQPGYKHEVYIWSKNTQTCLICDEPAQTADCVCNVCETELPWLMEQCEVCALPLPMEGLICGQCQQHTPAFKQVIAPWSYSFPIDSLISRFKHAAHWPLGHMLGRLMGHYLHHRFDNTGLARPDLLLPVPMARKRLRERGYNQALMLTRWLSTDLDIPYDEHLLLRPHETVAQQALDAKTRKRNLLHAFALATDAQVQDRHFAVVDDVLTTGATAHSLAQLLINAGARQVDVYCLARTPKPGT, encoded by the coding sequence ATGCACTGTCAACCTGGATACAAACATGAGGTTTACATCTGGTCAAAAAACACCCAGACGTGTTTAATCTGCGATGAACCGGCGCAAACAGCCGATTGTGTGTGCAACGTCTGCGAAACCGAACTGCCCTGGCTTATGGAGCAGTGCGAAGTCTGCGCCCTGCCCTTGCCGATGGAGGGTTTGATCTGCGGTCAATGCCAGCAACACACACCAGCGTTTAAACAGGTGATCGCCCCATGGTCCTACAGTTTTCCAATCGACAGCCTGATAAGCCGTTTCAAGCACGCGGCACACTGGCCACTCGGGCACATGCTGGGACGCTTGATGGGCCACTACCTGCACCATCGCTTCGACAATACCGGACTCGCCCGGCCGGACCTGTTGTTGCCGGTGCCCATGGCTCGCAAACGCCTGCGCGAACGGGGCTATAACCAAGCGCTGATGCTCACGCGCTGGCTCAGCACCGACCTGGACATACCCTACGATGAACACCTGTTGTTACGCCCCCATGAAACCGTCGCGCAACAAGCCCTCGACGCCAAGACCCGCAAACGCAACCTGCTCCACGCCTTTGCCCTGGCAACCGATGCCCAGGTGCAAGATCGCCACTTCGCCGTGGTGGACGACGTACTCACCACCGGCGCCACCGCCCACAGCCTGGCGCAGCTATTGATCAACGCCGGCGCACGACAAGTGGATGTGTACTGCCTGGCCCGCACGCCCAAGCCTGGCACTTGA
- a CDS encoding TOBE domain-containing protein, producing MSLPTLLSQHIVRRPQRIALLAHIAEQGSITRAAKSAGLSYKAAWDAIDELNNLAQKPLVERSVGGKGGGGAKLTTEGERVLRLYQRLQVLQAQVLGSDEAASDFNLLGRLMLRTSARNQLHGQVVAIERHGRNDLIHLQLAGGLSLAAQITCDSTQRLELEIGVEVVALIKAGWLELLAPQGIATLGHNCMSGTVDAILDADDGPSEVRIALSSGQVLCALAQPDALKALDAAEGRAIQVQFAPSQVLLGTPV from the coding sequence ATGTCTCTACCGACCTTGCTCAGCCAACATATCGTCCGTCGCCCTCAGCGTATCGCCTTGCTGGCGCATATCGCCGAACAAGGCTCCATCACCCGCGCCGCCAAAAGCGCCGGCTTGAGCTACAAGGCCGCCTGGGACGCCATCGACGAGCTGAACAACCTCGCGCAAAAACCGTTGGTGGAACGCAGCGTCGGCGGCAAAGGTGGCGGCGGCGCCAAGCTCACGACGGAAGGCGAGCGAGTGTTGCGCCTCTATCAACGTTTGCAAGTGCTGCAGGCCCAAGTGCTGGGCTCGGACGAAGCGGCCAGCGACTTCAACCTGCTCGGCCGCCTGATGCTGCGCACCAGCGCCCGTAACCAACTGCACGGCCAGGTCGTCGCGATTGAACGCCATGGCCGCAACGACTTGATTCACTTGCAACTGGCGGGCGGGCTGAGCCTTGCCGCACAAATCACCTGCGACAGCACGCAACGCCTGGAGTTGGAGATCGGCGTGGAGGTCGTCGCACTGATCAAGGCCGGCTGGCTCGAACTGCTGGCGCCGCAGGGCATAGCAACACTTGGACACAATTGCATGAGCGGGACAGTGGACGCCATTCTCGACGCCGACGACGGCCCCAGCGAAGTCCGTATTGCCCTCTCCAGCGGCCAGGTGTTATGCGCCTTGGCGCAGCCCGACGCGCTCAAGGCGCTGGACGCCGCCGAAGGGCGGGCGATCCAGGTGCAATTTGCCCCCAGCCAGGTACTGCTCGGCACGCCGGTCTGA
- a CDS encoding alpha/beta fold hydrolase has product MRDRLILLPGWGLGVSPLEPLAAALQGLDEHLHVQIEPLPALDSSDLGEWLDELDATLADNAWLGGWSLGGMLASELAARRGERCCGLLTLASNPCFVAHEGWPSAMPAETFDAFLAGCHADSQVTLKRFGLLCAKGAADPRGLARLLVSGAPNTPSNVLMTGLELLAQLDTREALLAYRGPQLHLFAGMDGLVPAEAASDLLTLLPDVEIGLIEQAGHAFLLEDPHGVAGAIQAFLHECLDD; this is encoded by the coding sequence ATGCGTGATCGACTGATTCTACTGCCCGGCTGGGGCCTCGGCGTATCGCCGCTGGAACCTTTGGCCGCCGCATTGCAGGGGCTGGACGAGCACCTGCATGTACAGATCGAGCCGTTGCCGGCACTGGACTCCAGTGATCTGGGCGAATGGCTGGATGAACTCGACGCCACACTGGCGGACAACGCCTGGCTGGGCGGCTGGTCCCTTGGCGGCATGCTGGCCTCTGAATTGGCGGCGCGACGGGGTGAACGCTGCTGCGGCTTGCTGACCCTGGCGAGCAACCCGTGTTTTGTCGCCCACGAAGGTTGGCCGAGCGCGATGCCCGCTGAGACCTTCGATGCGTTCCTTGCCGGCTGCCACGCCGATTCCCAGGTCACCCTCAAGCGCTTCGGCCTGTTGTGTGCCAAAGGCGCCGCAGACCCTCGCGGGCTGGCGCGTTTGCTGGTCAGCGGCGCGCCGAATACGCCGTCCAATGTGTTGATGACCGGGCTGGAACTGCTCGCGCAACTGGACACCCGCGAAGCCTTATTGGCCTATCGCGGCCCGCAGTTGCACCTGTTTGCCGGGATGGATGGACTGGTGCCCGCCGAAGCCGCCAGCGACCTGCTGACGCTGCTCCCCGATGTTGAAATCGGTCTGATTGAACAGGCCGGTCACGCTTTTCTCCTGGAAGACCCCCACGGTGTAGCGGGGGCCATCCAGGCTTTTTTGCATGAGTGCCTTGATGACTGA
- the bioF gene encoding 8-amino-7-oxononanoate synthase produces the protein MSFDLSARLAARRAEHLYRQRPLLQSPQGPEVVVDGQPLLAFCNNDYLGLANHPQVIEAWRAGASRWGVGGGASHLVVGHATPHHALEEALADLTGRPRALLFTTGYMANMGAVTALVGQGDTVLQDRLNHASLLDAGLLSGARFNRYLHNDAASLAKRLEKATGNTLVVTDGVFSMDGDLADLPALAREAKARGAWLMVDDAHGFGPLGANGGGIVEHFGLSQEDVPVLVGTLGKAFGTAGAFVAGSEELIESLIQFARPYIYTTSQPPALACATLKSLELLRTEHWRREHLNGLIRQFRQGAEQLGLDLMDSFTPIQPILIGDSARAVRLSQMLRERGLMVTAIRPPTVPAGSARLRVTLTAAHSAAQVQLLLNALEECFRLLGATEPAHA, from the coding sequence ATGTCTTTTGATCTCTCCGCGCGCCTCGCTGCCCGCCGTGCCGAACACCTTTACCGCCAACGCCCTTTGCTCCAGAGCCCCCAGGGCCCTGAAGTGGTGGTCGACGGCCAACCGTTGCTCGCCTTCTGCAATAACGACTACCTGGGCCTGGCCAATCACCCGCAAGTGATCGAAGCCTGGCGCGCCGGGGCGTCGCGCTGGGGCGTGGGCGGTGGTGCCTCACACTTGGTGGTCGGGCACGCCACGCCGCACCACGCGTTGGAAGAAGCCCTGGCCGACCTGACCGGTCGCCCGCGTGCGTTGCTGTTTACCACCGGCTACATGGCCAATATGGGCGCGGTCACAGCGCTGGTGGGGCAGGGCGATACGGTGCTGCAAGATCGCCTTAACCACGCATCGCTTCTGGACGCGGGCTTGTTGTCCGGCGCACGGTTCAATCGCTACCTGCATAACGACGCCGCCAGCCTGGCCAAGCGGCTGGAGAAAGCCACCGGCAATACGCTGGTGGTCACCGATGGGGTGTTCAGCATGGACGGCGACCTCGCCGACTTGCCCGCCCTGGCCCGTGAAGCCAAGGCCAGAGGCGCCTGGCTGATGGTGGATGATGCCCATGGCTTCGGCCCGCTGGGCGCCAACGGTGGCGGGATTGTCGAGCATTTCGGTTTGAGCCAGGAGGATGTGCCGGTACTGGTCGGCACCTTGGGCAAAGCCTTCGGCACGGCAGGCGCGTTTGTGGCCGGCAGCGAAGAGTTGATCGAAAGCCTGATCCAGTTCGCTCGCCCGTACATCTACACCACCAGCCAACCACCGGCGCTGGCCTGCGCCACGTTGAAAAGCCTGGAATTGCTGCGCACCGAACACTGGCGGCGTGAGCATCTCAATGGGCTCATCCGCCAGTTCCGTCAGGGCGCGGAGCAGCTCGGCCTGGACCTGATGGACAGCTTTACGCCGATCCAGCCGATCCTGATCGGCGACAGCGCCAGGGCGGTGCGTTTGTCGCAGATGCTGCGCGAGCGTGGCTTGATGGTCACAGCCATCCGTCCGCCCACCGTACCCGCCGGCAGCGCGCGCCTGCGCGTCACATTGACGGCAGCCCACAGCGCGGCGCAGGTGCAGCTATTGTTAAACGCGTTGGAAGAGTGTTTCCGCTTGCTAGGCGCCACGGAGCCTGCTCATGCGTGA
- a CDS encoding serine/threonine protein kinase, whose protein sequence is MAHPFETLTPDLVLDAVESIGFLSDARVLALNSYENRVYQVGIEDSEPLIAKFYRPQRWTNDAILEEHRFTFELAECEVPVVAPMIHNGESLFEHQGFRFTLFPRRGGRAPEPGNLDQLYRLGQLLGRLHAVGSTRPFEHREALGVKNFGHDSLNTLLEGNFIPKSLLPAYESVARDLLKRVEEVYKATPHKNIRMHGDCHPGNMMCRDEMFHIVDLDDCRMGPAVQDLWMMLAGDRQECLGQLSELMDGYQEFHDFDPRELALIEPLRALRLMHYSAWLARRWDDPAFPHSFPWFGSERYWGDQVLALREQLSALNEEPLKLF, encoded by the coding sequence ATGGCCCATCCGTTTGAAACCCTCACCCCTGATCTGGTGCTCGATGCCGTCGAAAGCATCGGCTTCCTCAGCGATGCTCGCGTCCTGGCGCTCAACAGCTACGAAAACCGCGTATATCAGGTGGGCATCGAAGACTCCGAGCCGCTGATCGCCAAGTTCTATCGCCCCCAGCGCTGGACCAACGACGCGATCCTTGAAGAACACCGCTTCACCTTCGAACTGGCCGAATGCGAAGTGCCGGTCGTCGCGCCAATGATCCACAACGGCGAAAGCCTGTTTGAACACCAAGGTTTCCGCTTCACTTTGTTCCCGCGCCGGGGCGGTCGTGCGCCGGAGCCGGGCAACCTCGATCAACTGTATCGCCTCGGTCAATTGCTCGGCCGTTTGCACGCCGTGGGTTCCACCCGCCCGTTCGAACACCGCGAAGCCCTGGGTGTGAAGAACTTCGGTCACGATTCGCTCAACACCCTGCTTGAAGGCAATTTCATTCCCAAAAGCCTGCTACCGGCCTACGAGTCCGTGGCCCGCGACCTGCTCAAGCGTGTGGAAGAGGTGTACAAGGCCACGCCGCACAAGAACATCCGCATGCACGGCGACTGCCACCCCGGCAACATGATGTGCCGCGACGAGATGTTCCATATCGTCGACCTGGATGACTGCCGCATGGGCCCGGCCGTACAGGACCTGTGGATGATGCTCGCCGGTGATCGTCAGGAATGCCTGGGGCAACTGTCGGAATTGATGGACGGCTACCAGGAGTTCCACGACTTCGACCCGCGTGAGTTGGCGTTGATCGAACCATTGCGCGCCCTGCGCCTGATGCACTACAGCGCCTGGCTGGCGCGGCGTTGGGATGATCCGGCGTTCCCCCATAGCTTCCCGTGGTTCGGCAGCGAACGCTATTGGGGTGACCAGGTGCTGGCGCTGCGTGAGCAACTCTCAGCGCTCAACGAAGAACCATTGAAACTGTTTTAA
- a CDS encoding PhoX family phosphatase, whose product MSLLEENQATDLEQMVGLTRRRFIGAGALCGAAMFLGGNLLSRSALAVNAASASPLLGFASIAAATSDTITLPPGYSASVLISWGQPLHNNAPAFDPSGNGTAKAQEQQFGDNNDGMSLFAFPGDDNRALMAINNEYTNYRYLYAHGGAPQSAEDVHKAQASEGVSVIEVRRKGDTWQFVQDSRYNRRIHGNSPIRLTGPAAGHDWLKTSADTSGTKALGTFQNCANGKTPWGTYLTCEENFTDCFGSSNPQQTFDAGQKRYGVVAASKEINWHLHDPRFDMAKNPNELNRHGWVVEIDPFDPQSTPAKRTALGRFKHENAALAETRDGRAVVYMGDDERGEFIYKFVSRDKINHKNPKANKDLLDHGTLYVAIFDAGDGDADHPKGKGQWVELTFGKNGIDASTGFANQAEVLIHARLAASVVKATRMDRPEWIVVSPTDGQVYCTLTNNAKRGEDGQPVGGPNPREKNVYGQILRWKTNADDHGAADFNWDLFVVAGNPGVHAGKPKGGSSNINPQNMFNSPDGLGFDKAGRLWILTDGDYSNAGDFAGMGNNQMLCADPATGEIRRFMVGPVACEVTGISFSPDQKTLFVGIQHPGETGGSTWPEHLPNGKPRSSVMAIRRDDGGIVGA is encoded by the coding sequence ATGAGCCTATTAGAAGAAAACCAAGCCACCGACCTTGAACAGATGGTCGGCCTGACCCGCCGCCGCTTCATCGGCGCTGGTGCCCTGTGCGGTGCAGCGATGTTCCTGGGCGGCAACCTGCTCAGCCGCAGCGCCCTGGCCGTGAACGCCGCCTCCGCCAGCCCGCTGCTGGGGTTTGCCAGCATCGCCGCCGCCACCAGCGACACCATCACCCTGCCACCGGGCTACAGCGCTTCGGTGCTGATCAGTTGGGGTCAGCCGCTGCACAACAATGCCCCGGCGTTCGACCCATCCGGCAACGGCACGGCCAAAGCCCAGGAGCAGCAGTTCGGTGACAACAACGACGGCATGAGCCTGTTCGCCTTCCCCGGTGACGACAACCGCGCGCTGATGGCGATCAACAACGAATACACCAACTATCGCTACCTCTACGCCCACGGCGGCGCGCCGCAATCGGCCGAAGACGTGCACAAGGCCCAGGCCAGCGAAGGCGTGTCGGTGATCGAAGTGCGGCGCAAGGGCGACACCTGGCAGTTCGTCCAGGACTCTCGCTACAACCGCCGCATCCACGGCAACTCGCCGATCCGCCTGACCGGCCCCGCCGCCGGCCACGACTGGCTCAAAACCAGCGCCGACACGTCGGGCACAAAAGCCCTCGGCACCTTCCAGAACTGCGCCAACGGCAAGACACCGTGGGGCACTTACCTGACGTGTGAAGAGAACTTCACCGACTGTTTCGGCAGCAGTAACCCGCAGCAAACCTTCGACGCCGGGCAAAAACGCTACGGCGTGGTAGCCGCCAGTAAAGAGATCAACTGGCACCTGCACGACCCACGCTTCGACATGGCCAAGAACCCCAACGAACTGAACCGCCATGGCTGGGTGGTGGAAATCGACCCGTTCGACCCGCAATCCACCCCGGCCAAGCGCACCGCCCTGGGCCGCTTCAAGCACGAGAACGCGGCCCTCGCTGAAACCCGCGACGGCCGCGCCGTGGTGTACATGGGCGACGACGAACGCGGTGAGTTCATCTACAAGTTTGTCAGCCGCGACAAGATCAACCACAAGAACCCCAAGGCCAACAAAGACCTGCTCGACCACGGCACCTTGTATGTGGCGATCTTCGATGCAGGCGATGGCGATGCCGACCATCCCAAGGGCAAAGGCCAGTGGGTCGAGCTGACCTTTGGGAAAAACGGCATCGACGCCAGCACCGGTTTTGCCAACCAGGCCGAGGTGCTGATCCACGCGCGCCTGGCCGCCAGCGTGGTCAAGGCCACACGCATGGACCGCCCGGAATGGATCGTGGTCAGCCCCACCGACGGCCAGGTCTATTGCACCCTGACCAACAACGCCAAGCGCGGCGAAGACGGCCAACCCGTCGGCGGCCCCAACCCACGGGAGAAGAACGTCTACGGGCAGATCCTGCGCTGGAAGACGAATGCCGATGACCACGGTGCGGCGGACTTCAACTGGGACCTGTTTGTGGTAGCCGGCAACCCTGGCGTGCACGCCGGCAAGCCCAAGGGCGGCTCGTCCAACATCAATCCGCAGAACATGTTCAACAGCCCCGATGGCCTGGGTTTCGACAAGGCCGGGCGCCTGTGGATCCTCACCGACGGCGACTACAGCAACGCGGGCGACTTCGCCGGCATGGGCAATAACCAGATGCTCTGCGCCGACCCGGCGACCGGCGAAATCCGTCGCTTCATGGTTGGGCCGGTGGCCTGTGAAGTGACGGGGATCAGCTTTTCGCCGGATCAGAAGACGCTGTTTGTAGGGATTCAGCATCCGGGGGAAACCGGGGGTTCGACTTGGCCGGAGCATCTGCCTAACGGCAAGCCGCGCTCGTCGGTGATGGCGATTCGGCGCGATGATGGTGGGATCGTCGGCGCCTGA
- the bioC gene encoding malonyl-ACP O-methyltransferase BioC, with translation MTDLSHPPLPGALPDKRQVAASFSRAAASYDSVAELQRAVGHELLSRLPSACVPRRWLDMGCGTGYFSRVLADLLPASQGVALDIAEGMLNHARPLGGAHHFIAGDAERLPLKAESVELLFSSLAVQWCANFDAVLREAHRVLQPGGVLAFASLCVGTLDELRESWRAADGLVHVNRFRTFEAYQQLCGASGMRVVSLERQPHVLHYPDVRSLTHELKALGAHNLNPGRPDGLTGRARIAALVQAYERFRQVQGLPATYQVVYAVLEKPL, from the coding sequence ATGACTGATCTCTCCCATCCGCCCCTGCCAGGCGCCTTGCCGGACAAGCGTCAGGTGGCGGCGTCGTTTTCCCGTGCAGCGGCCAGCTACGACAGCGTTGCCGAGTTGCAGCGAGCAGTGGGGCACGAACTGCTGTCGCGTCTGCCGTCAGCGTGCGTGCCACGACGTTGGCTGGATATGGGGTGCGGCACGGGGTATTTCAGTCGCGTACTGGCTGACTTATTGCCGGCCAGCCAGGGCGTAGCGCTGGATATCGCCGAAGGCATGCTCAACCATGCGCGACCTTTGGGTGGCGCGCATCACTTCATCGCGGGTGATGCCGAGCGCTTGCCGCTGAAAGCTGAGAGCGTTGAGTTGCTCTTCTCCAGCCTTGCGGTGCAATGGTGTGCGAACTTCGATGCAGTGCTCCGTGAGGCCCATCGCGTGCTGCAACCGGGCGGGGTATTGGCCTTTGCCAGTTTATGCGTAGGCACATTGGATGAACTGCGCGAAAGTTGGCGCGCCGCCGATGGCCTGGTGCACGTCAACCGCTTCCGCACCTTCGAGGCCTACCAACAACTGTGTGGGGCCAGCGGTATGCGCGTGGTCAGCCTGGAGCGCCAGCCCCACGTGTTGCATTACCCGGATGTGCGCAGCCTGACCCATGAATTGAAGGCCCTCGGTGCGCACAATCTCAACCCGGGCCGCCCCGACGGGTTGACGGGCCGCGCACGGATTGCTGCACTGGTGCAGGCGTATGAGCGGTTCCGTCAGGTCCAGGGCCTGCCGGCGACTTACCAAGTGGTGTATGCCGTACTGGAGAAACCTCTATGA
- the bioB gene encoding biotin synthase BioB — MSASTTATLRHDWSLAEVKALFVQPFNDLLFQAQTVHRAHFDANRVQVSTLLSIKTGACPEDCKYCPQSGHYNTGLEKEKLMEVQKVLQEAARAKAIGSTRFCMGAAWKHPSAKDMPYVLQMVKGVKAMGLETCMTLGRLDQDQTEALAQAGLDYYNHNLDTSPEFYGSIITTRTYGERLQTLAYVRDSGMKICSGGILGMGESLDDRANLLIQLANLPEHPESVPINMLVKVAGTPLENAEDIDPFDFIRMLAVARILMPQSHVRLSAGREAMNEQMQALAFFAGANSIFYGDKLLTTANPQADKDMQLFSRLGILPEAREEHADEVHQAAIEQALVEHKSSEQFYNAVV, encoded by the coding sequence ATGAGCGCCAGCACCACTGCCACCCTGCGTCACGACTGGTCCCTGGCCGAAGTCAAAGCACTGTTCGTGCAGCCGTTCAATGACCTGTTGTTCCAGGCGCAGACCGTGCACCGCGCGCATTTCGACGCCAACCGTGTGCAGGTGTCGACCCTGCTGTCGATCAAGACCGGCGCTTGCCCGGAAGATTGCAAATATTGTCCGCAGTCGGGCCACTACAACACTGGCCTGGAAAAAGAAAAGCTGATGGAAGTGCAGAAGGTCCTCCAAGAGGCTGCCCGCGCCAAGGCCATCGGTTCGACCCGCTTCTGCATGGGCGCCGCCTGGAAACACCCGTCGGCCAAAGACATGCCCTACGTGCTGCAGATGGTCAAGGGCGTGAAGGCCATGGGCCTGGAGACCTGCATGACCCTCGGCCGTCTCGACCAGGACCAGACCGAAGCCCTGGCCCAGGCCGGCCTCGACTACTATAACCACAACCTGGATACCTCGCCGGAGTTCTACGGCAGCATCATCACCACCCGCACCTACGGCGAGCGTCTGCAAACCCTGGCCTACGTGCGTGACTCGGGGATGAAGATCTGCTCCGGTGGCATCCTCGGCATGGGCGAGTCCCTCGACGACCGCGCCAACCTGCTGATCCAGTTGGCCAACCTGCCGGAGCATCCGGAGTCGGTGCCAATCAACATGCTGGTCAAAGTGGCTGGCACGCCACTGGAAAACGCCGAAGACATCGACCCGTTCGACTTCATCCGCATGCTGGCGGTGGCGCGCATCCTGATGCCCCAGTCCCACGTGCGCCTGTCGGCCGGTCGTGAGGCCATGAACGAGCAGATGCAGGCCCTGGCGTTTTTCGCCGGCGCCAACTCGATCTTCTACGGCGACAAACTGCTGACCACCGCCAACCCGCAGGCCGACAAGGACATGCAACTGTTCTCGCGCCTGGGGATCCTGCCGGAAGCCCGTGAAGAGCACGCCGATGAAGTGCACCAGGCGGCAATCGAGCAGGCGTTGGTGGAGCACAAGAGCAGCGAGCAGTTCTATAACGCTGTCGTCTGA